The DNA window CCCGGAACTCTGTTTCGACTATTTCTCTGCAGTTTTGATTTAGTCCTGCATGATGGAATCCTACTCCTTTTTTGAGCAATGCAGACAGTGTTTTGATCAAATCAGTGTGCTCGTTATTGTTGAGGATTTTTTGTGAAACTTGTTCTAGGTATTTTTTTTCATCCTCTGATAAAAATTTTAGAACAGCGTCAGAGCCTTTTGTTGCCAAGGATGCAGAACGAGTTCGAGTTTCTGCAAAGACGAGAGATTGTCCGCCTTTTTTTATTGTGTCGAGGCACAGATCTATTGGCGGACCTCTGATGCTTGTCTCTATTTCATCAAGATCGCCGTTATTCCATTGCACAGTACCTCCATCAAAGACGCCTTCTGTTAGCGGAACCGGTCGCCAATCGCTAGATACTAGCTTGCAGCCAAGCCATTCTGCAATTTCATCGGAATTGGTAATTGTTGCAGACAGTCCTACAAGTTGTGGTTTTGTGTGCAGCTCTTTGAGCTTTGTTAACACTATTTCCAGTGTTGGCCCGCGGTCCTTGTCACCTATCAAATGGACTTCATCTGCAATGACTAGACCTATTTTGTCGACCCAGTCTGTTCCATGACGGATTATCGAGTCCATTTTTTCATTTGTCAGAACAATTATGTCGGCTTTTTCAGATTCCTTATCCACGGAGTCAAAATCTCCAGTTGATATAGCTGCTGTGATCTTTCTTCCAAGATCGATTTTTTCCATTTTTTTGAATTCTGTGAACTTTTCTGATGCTAGGGCTCGAAGAGGTGTAAGATAGACAACTTTACCCTCATTTGTGCTCAAAAACTGCATCATCGCAAGCATCGCTATGAGGGTTTTTCCACTTGCGGTGGGCGCGGCAACCAAGATATTTTTGCCCTCAAGCAAGCCAGCCTTGACGGCATCTGCCTGTGGAGGGTACAGCTTTGTTATTTTCTGTTCAACAAATAATGCCTGTGCAGAAGATGCCAGTCCAAGATCTTCTATTTTCATACACGATTATAGTGGCCAGGCTTGGATTCATAAATTGATGCTTCTCGCAGCATTCTTCGAATAAAGTTCCTTGCCTCTTCTTCTGTGAATTTGCCCGTTTTGGTTAGCTCCTTGGCAAAAAGCTTTTCCTCAACCGGGGTCTTGCTGTCGCCTTCAAGTGATTTTAGCACATCCATGAATAGCTGTAGTTTTGATACCTCGCTGTGTGGTCTTCCTTGCAGTACGCCAAGGTCTACTTTGCCGGTGTTTACATCAACGCCCGCGTCTTCCAGCATGCTTTGGATTAGAAATATTGCGCGCTCTGCGTCCTCTGCCTCTACTTGGTCCTTCATTAGTAGTCTTGCTCTTGCAGTTGCAAGTCTGATCAATCCACCGAGTTGTCTTGGTGTCACTGTGATCATTTCCTCAGATTCTACATTTCTCATCTTTAGATAATATTCAAGAATTTTTTCCTCTGCTTCTGGTGTTAGCGTCGGATCTGATCTTTTACAATATGCTAGGTATTTTGTGAAAATGTCTGCATCAATTAGTGATCTTGTATCGGTTGCGGATTTTTTGTGTAAACCTATGATGTGCTGTGCAATGTTTCGGTCTTTTTCCTTTGAAGGTATATCTCGGACGACAAAGATCAAATCAAATCTTGTCAATAATGGAATTGGTAATGCAACATTTTCTGTAATATTTTTGAATGGATCGTATTTTCCAAACATTGGGTTTGCCGCAGCCAGAATTGAGGTTCGAGCGTTGAGTGTAGCCACGATTCCTCCCTTTGCAATACTTGCGGATTGTTGTTCCATTACTTCGTGCAGTGCGCTTCTGTCTTCGGGCTTCATTTTATCAAATTCATCAATGCAGACTAGACCTTGGTCGCCCAACACAACAGCTCCTGCCTCTAGCATCATTATTCCAGTTTTGTCACGAACCACGGCTGCAGTGAGTCCTGCAGCTGTTGAACCTCTACCTGATGTGTATAGTCCTCTTGGTGCAAGTCTTGCACAAAACTTGAGCATTTCAGATTTTGCAGTACCGGGGTCTCCGACCAAAAATACGTTAATGTCGCCTCGTATTTTTGTACCGTCTCCCATTATTCTTTGGGTAGAGCCAACCATCAAAAGCAAAATTGATTCTTTGATTATTGCGTGGCCCTGAATGTGTGGAGCAAACGAGTTGATCAGTCTATCGTAAATGTCGGCATTTTGGGCAAGGGATTTAATTATTTTTTCCTCTTCTGGTGATATCTCTTCTCTCTCTGAGCGCCTCGAGTTTTTGCCTCCCCTTCCTCCCAGAAATTCAACATTGTTTCCTTCAATTCGTAGTCGGTGCAGTCCGCTGTTTACTCGAGTTCCGGTGATTTGCTCTTGTTCTATTCTAACAATTCCAGTAAGGATGATTCTGTCGCCGGGGCGCGCATTGTCCACAAGGTCTTGCTTTATTGTAACATCAATGTAATGCGGTAGCTGTCCTGGAGGAAGATCTTCTGGAAGCTCTTGCAGCCTTACGATTTGAAAGTCGATGAACTTGCTGTTTTCTGGATCAATTCGAATATCTCGGTGTGAGCATTTTTCTGATGAGCACTTGCTTGGCGTGTAAATGCTGAGGCCTCGCTCTAATGGGACCTCTGTGATGTGTCCTTCCGGGCATTTGTAGACTACATTTCGCGCAAGCGGTTTTACTTCTGACGAGCGAACAACCATGCCTGAGACGCTTGTCATCTTACCAATTACTTCGGCATTGATTTGTCTGAGGCTGCGCTGAATCGGATAGTTTGCAACTCTTACTCTAATATCATCCGAGATTTTTGCCGCATAATCTGGAAATCTTTCTTCTAGAATATTTTTAATTGCACGAGAAAACGCATAGAGAATCTCGTCTGGCTCAATGTTGAACTTGACCTCGATTTCCTTGTGTGATACTATGTCATTATAGTCAACTACGATGTATTTTGCCTGTTTAGCCATCATTTGGTCGATTTCTTCTACGTAGTGGAATTGTCCTGACTTGTCCTTAAACGAGGAGAGAAAGTGCTGGACTTGATCTATAGTTGCGCTGCGAGATTGGGTTTCAAGCGTCATTGTTTTTCACCAAAAATCTGTTTCAT is part of the Nitrososphaerota archaeon genome and encodes:
- a CDS encoding minichromosome maintenance protein MCM: MTLETQSRSATIDQVQHFLSSFKDKSGQFHYVEEIDQMMAKQAKYIVVDYNDIVSHKEIEVKFNIEPDEILYAFSRAIKNILEERFPDYAAKISDDIRVRVANYPIQRSLRQINAEVIGKMTSVSGMVVRSSEVKPLARNVVYKCPEGHITEVPLERGLSIYTPSKCSSEKCSHRDIRIDPENSKFIDFQIVRLQELPEDLPPGQLPHYIDVTIKQDLVDNARPGDRIILTGIVRIEQEQITGTRVNSGLHRLRIEGNNVEFLGGRGGKNSRRSEREEISPEEEKIIKSLAQNADIYDRLINSFAPHIQGHAIIKESILLLMVGSTQRIMGDGTKIRGDINVFLVGDPGTAKSEMLKFCARLAPRGLYTSGRGSTAAGLTAAVVRDKTGIMMLEAGAVVLGDQGLVCIDEFDKMKPEDRSALHEVMEQQSASIAKGGIVATLNARTSILAAANPMFGKYDPFKNITENVALPIPLLTRFDLIFVVRDIPSKEKDRNIAQHIIGLHKKSATDTRSLIDADIFTKYLAYCKRSDPTLTPEAEEKILEYYLKMRNVESEEMITVTPRQLGGLIRLATARARLLMKDQVEAEDAERAIFLIQSMLEDAGVDVNTGKVDLGVLQGRPHSEVSKLQLFMDVLKSLEGDSKTPVEEKLFAKELTKTGKFTEEEARNFIRRMLREASIYESKPGHYNRV